The following are encoded in a window of bacterium genomic DNA:
- a CDS encoding peptidoglycan-binding protein: MTLRNAYAAMFAALALLALAVLAGGQRQAFADQVTPVPVNPCEDVFPHIPNMPGCGEDGGDDDDNGEIENPPVNPCDDIFPHIPNMPECNDDGDNGGGGEEPTDVCPNIEGDQASVPEGKVLENGQCVDAPSTGGGGGSGGGSGGGGGGGGGGGSVLGTTTAAACEKYISTFMRRGQVNDAEQVKRVQGILKMFEGADVEETGEYDEKSEAAIKAFQLKYADEVLTPWGIQAPTGYVFLTTRKKLNEVYCKNTLAFPLTEEEQGHIDLVKKASVKVPTAAKPAAAAATQPKPTEVEKATSTPASSEETSTPVKGNRIKDFFRRLFDRLR, translated from the coding sequence ATGACGTTGCGAAATGCATATGCGGCGATGTTTGCGGCTCTCGCTCTCCTCGCGCTTGCGGTGCTCGCTGGCGGTCAGCGCCAGGCTTTTGCGGATCAGGTTACGCCGGTCCCGGTGAATCCATGTGAGGACGTCTTTCCGCATATCCCGAACATGCCAGGCTGCGGAGAGGATGGTGGTGATGACGATGACAATGGCGAGATCGAGAATCCGCCGGTCAATCCATGTGACGATATCTTCCCGCATATCCCGAACATGCCGGAATGCAATGATGATGGCGATAACGGTGGAGGCGGTGAAGAACCGACCGATGTCTGCCCGAATATCGAAGGCGATCAGGCTTCCGTGCCGGAGGGTAAGGTCCTCGAAAACGGCCAGTGCGTCGATGCTCCTTCCACAGGTGGTGGAGGTGGTAGCGGCGGCGGCTCCGGTGGTGGCGGAGGCGGCGGAGGTGGCGGCGGTTCCGTGCTCGGAACCACGACCGCTGCTGCATGCGAAAAGTACATCTCGACCTTCATGCGCCGCGGACAAGTAAATGACGCTGAACAGGTCAAGCGCGTGCAGGGCATCCTCAAGATGTTCGAGGGCGCGGATGTCGAAGAGACCGGCGAATACGACGAGAAGTCGGAAGCGGCTATCAAGGCATTCCAGCTCAAGTACGCCGATGAAGTGCTTACGCCGTGGGGAATCCAGGCTCCGACCGGTTACGTCTTCCTCACGACCCGCAAGAAGCTCAATGAGGTCTACTGCAAGAACACGCTCGCGTTCCCGCTTACTGAAGAAGAACAGGGTCACATCGATCTCGTGAAGAAGGCATCGGTAAAGGTTCCGACTGCGGCTAAGCCGGCAGCAGCTGCAGCAACGCAGCCGAAGCCAACAGAAGTCGAGAAGGCGACCAGCACCCCGGCTTCTTCTGAAGAGACTTCGACGCCAGTGAAGGGCAATCGAATCAAAGACTTCTTCCGCAGACTGTTCGATCGCTTGCGATAG
- a CDS encoding peptidoglycan-binding protein, translating to MNFTNTIGMKLASLITMFVLVVGTPATSFFVYAEDGGAATSSGGDGGSGGSGGSGTSGGDAGSGASGGAASSSSSGDSSSSGGDGGAGGTGGGATDGGAAGAGGSGATGGDAGSTSDTGSADSSGGDGGAGGAGGGATDAGTGGTGGTGADGGTANSETDSGDATANGGAGGDGGTGGTADGGGNDGGAGGDAGAGGAADAEGSSADAGGGDGGSGGDGGGGGSTIHGPLDGGSTEIDTGNASSESIANTGGNSTSVNTASSTGTTDVELDDLFVASSTASSTATTGEVKAEDPDGILARLGNASALAILINIFNIAIKDSVGSILFLKNPVGSALDFTSQFTNIFGSLAGVNGDCSFMGCSSEEASFRFLGDSISEVNNEAISRAKSGGFEGSSEGGTIDVKTGNGDAMSVIWNLGHLTLANSRYLVILMANQGDLDGDVILPDGEFFKKLSSVAKISAGSTYIASSTVGVDNLADSNASSGSNSAIGDETSIDTGNANAHSSAGTMANMVGAPMCFIINIGGKWNGSVKRLPDTFTHERTSFGEIICGTGGGEDRANGERMEIERTNYAKIVNKAISEAITGDVHGEALRVALETGDASAFSHIMNLISSDIIGQDWIFANFAISGDWDGDLQFGPEPGETDILTEINNQISSGRSSNWNTPKYYGPNIKVTKTASVVAVASPAQVEYQIVVDNRGSEAHQVVVNDTMTGPDGAVIGKQMWNLGTVAEKEKVTIKYTIDFKDDAAAGYYTNSVVVSGQGDIAQGAGTLTAKDVIEILPAGEQPAGQCEPLLTEYIRPYRANTPAQVKVLQGFLNESEGENLTLSGVYDGKTQAAVKRFQLKHADEILTPWGITSATGNVYYTTQKAVNSINCKDDSKFQLTAAQQNEIKSFKTKLFSAPKTNIGDLLKMYDVGQSKGAPTAKGFFLLPPAAIPSIFAPVSNENAKPVSMMSLPTSLFKNWLLSAVPLVEAAER from the coding sequence ATGAACTTCACTAACACCATCGGGATGAAGCTTGCGAGCCTCATCACCATGTTCGTCCTCGTCGTGGGAACGCCGGCGACTTCGTTTTTCGTCTACGCAGAAGACGGCGGCGCTGCAACTTCTTCTGGAGGAGATGGAGGTAGCGGAGGTTCGGGTGGCAGCGGTACAAGCGGCGGTGACGCGGGTAGCGGCGCATCGGGTGGCGCTGCGAGTTCATCGTCGAGCGGGGACTCTTCCTCGTCGGGTGGCGATGGTGGCGCAGGCGGTACGGGTGGCGGCGCTACTGATGGTGGCGCAGCAGGTGCAGGTGGCAGCGGTGCAACCGGCGGCGATGCCGGCTCTACGTCTGATACCGGATCAGCGGATTCCTCAGGTGGTGACGGCGGCGCGGGTGGCGCTGGCGGCGGTGCGACGGATGCAGGGACCGGTGGCACCGGTGGTACTGGCGCTGATGGCGGCACTGCTAATTCAGAGACTGATTCCGGCGATGCGACGGCAAATGGTGGTGCTGGCGGTGATGGCGGCACGGGCGGCACGGCAGATGGTGGCGGAAACGATGGTGGAGCCGGCGGTGATGCAGGTGCAGGCGGCGCAGCAGATGCTGAAGGTTCTTCCGCAGACGCAGGCGGCGGCGATGGTGGTTCCGGTGGTGATGGTGGGGGCGGGGGTAGCACCATCCATGGACCACTTGACGGCGGCTCGACAGAGATCGACACCGGTAATGCTTCTTCTGAATCCATTGCAAACACTGGCGGCAATTCGACGAGCGTGAACACGGCATCGTCTACCGGAACCACCGATGTCGAACTCGACGATCTCTTTGTCGCGTCTTCGACGGCTTCCTCTACGGCTACGACGGGTGAAGTGAAGGCGGAAGATCCGGACGGCATCTTGGCACGGCTTGGCAATGCAAGCGCACTTGCGATCCTCATCAACATCTTCAACATCGCGATCAAGGATTCGGTCGGCTCCATCCTTTTCCTTAAGAATCCGGTCGGCAGCGCGCTCGACTTCACCTCGCAGTTCACGAACATCTTCGGCTCGCTCGCGGGAGTCAACGGTGACTGCTCGTTCATGGGCTGCTCGTCTGAAGAAGCGAGCTTCCGCTTCCTCGGAGACAGTATCTCCGAGGTCAATAACGAAGCGATCTCCCGTGCAAAATCCGGCGGCTTCGAAGGTTCTTCCGAAGGCGGCACGATCGATGTGAAGACGGGGAACGGTGATGCGATGTCCGTCATCTGGAACCTCGGTCACCTTACGCTCGCGAACTCTCGTTATCTCGTCATCCTCATGGCGAACCAAGGTGATCTCGATGGCGATGTGATCCTCCCAGACGGCGAATTCTTCAAGAAGCTCTCTTCGGTGGCGAAGATCAGCGCAGGTTCTACCTACATCGCATCAAGCACGGTCGGCGTTGATAACCTTGCAGACAGTAACGCATCATCGGGCAGCAACAGCGCGATCGGTGATGAGACCTCGATCGATACCGGTAACGCGAATGCGCACTCGTCGGCAGGTACGATGGCAAACATGGTTGGCGCACCGATGTGCTTCATCATCAACATCGGCGGAAAGTGGAACGGCTCGGTGAAGCGATTGCCGGATACCTTCACGCATGAGCGAACCTCCTTCGGTGAGATCATCTGTGGCACGGGCGGCGGTGAAGACCGTGCAAACGGTGAACGCATGGAGATCGAGCGCACCAACTATGCCAAGATCGTGAACAAGGCGATTTCTGAAGCGATCACCGGTGATGTGCATGGCGAGGCGCTCCGTGTGGCACTTGAGACGGGCGATGCGAGCGCATTCAGCCACATCATGAACCTCATCTCGAGCGACATCATCGGTCAGGACTGGATCTTCGCGAACTTCGCGATCTCCGGTGACTGGGACGGTGACCTCCAGTTCGGACCGGAGCCAGGAGAGACCGACATCCTCACCGAGATCAATAACCAGATCTCTTCGGGCCGATCCAGCAATTGGAACACCCCTAAGTACTACGGTCCGAATATCAAGGTGACGAAAACCGCGAGCGTGGTTGCAGTAGCATCCCCGGCGCAGGTCGAATACCAGATCGTCGTCGACAACCGCGGTTCCGAAGCACACCAGGTGGTGGTGAACGACACCATGACGGGTCCGGACGGTGCGGTCATCGGTAAGCAGATGTGGAATCTCGGTACGGTCGCGGAAAAGGAGAAGGTGACCATCAAGTACACCATCGACTTCAAGGATGATGCAGCAGCGGGCTACTACACGAATAGCGTGGTGGTCTCCGGTCAGGGTGATATCGCACAAGGTGCGGGCACGCTCACGGCTAAGGACGTCATCGAGATCCTTCCGGCAGGCGAACAGCCAGCAGGTCAGTGTGAGCCGCTTCTCACCGAGTACATCCGCCCGTACCGCGCGAATACGCCGGCACAGGTGAAGGTGCTCCAGGGCTTCCTCAACGAAAGCGAAGGTGAGAATCTCACACTGAGCGGTGTCTATGACGGCAAGACGCAGGCTGCAGTGAAGCGCTTCCAGCTCAAGCACGCAGATGAGATCCTCACGCCATGGGGAATCACAAGCGCGACCGGTAACGTCTACTACACGACGCAGAAGGCGGTGAACTCGATCAACTGTAAGGATGACAGCAAGTTCCAGCTCACTGCCGCACAGCAGAATGAGATCAAGTCCTTCAAGACGAAGCTCTTCTCGGCTCCGAAGACGAACATCGGCGACCTCCTCAAGATGTACGATGTGGGCCAGAGCAAGGGCGCTCCGACGGCAAAGGGCTTCTTCCTCCTGCCGCCGGCTGCTATCCCGAGCATCTTCGCACCGGTCTCGAATGAGAATGCAAAGCCGGTCTCGATGATGAGTCTCCCGACCTCGCTCTTCAAGAACTGGCTCCTC